AGCCGTCATCGACGTCGTATAGGCGAGCCAGCAAGTGGCCGAGTGTACTCTTGCCCGATCCGGTAGCACCGACGATAGCGACGTGGCTGCCAGCGGGGATGTCGAAGCTGATCTCCTCCAGGACGGGAGGGCTGCGCTTGTCGTAGCGGAAGGTGACGTTGTCGACCTGCACCCGGCCACGCATGGATTCGCGAACCAGCTCCACTGCGGCCGCTCGTTCTTTGATTTCGATCGGCGTGTCCAGGTACTCGAAGATGCGGGCGAACAACGCGCGGGTTGTGCGTACATCGCGTCCAAGCTGCAACAGTTGCTCGAAAGGCCACAGCAGCTGTTCCTGCAGGGCGATCAGGGCGACCAGAGTGCCGATGGTCAGTGGCGTGCTGCCGCTTATCAGCACCCCCCCGAGAAGCAAGGTCAGCGCGGGCAGGATCGAGAGCGTCAGGCCGATCAACGCCCACTGCCATTCGCCTGCGGTCCGGGAGCGCACTTCCAGCGCGGCGACGTCTCGCGAAGTGCGCGAGAAGCTGTGGATCAATAGGCCGCTTCGGCGCAGAGTGCGGGCCAGGATGATGCCGGAGAGCGAGAGAGATTCCTGGATCGCCGACGAAAGGTCCGCCTGCCTGGCTTGCTGCGCGTAGATAATGGCCTCTCGCTGCCGGGCGACTCGTTGGCTGATCATGACCGTCAATGGTACGACCAGCAACGAGAAGAGCGCCAACCGCCAGTCAAGCAGACACATGGCGATGGTCGTCATGAGCACCGTGCTGAGGCTGCGCGCCAGCTCGTTCCCCGCGTCGGTAACCAGCGACTGCAGTCCGCCGATGTCATTGGCGATGCGCGACTGGATTTCACCGGTGCGGGTGCCGGTGAAAAATCTCAGGGAAAGGGACTGTAAATGCGCGTATACCCGCACGCGCAGGTCATGCAGAATGGCTTGCCCGATTCGTGCCGACAGAATCGTCTGCAAGGCGCCGATCGCAGCGCCCACTATAGCCACCGCGATCATTCCGCTGACGAGCCAGAGCAGCATGACCAGGTTTGCATGGGGCAATGCTTCGTCGATAACGGCACGCAGCATGAATGGCGAGGCCATGCTGGTCAACGAGCCTAGCAGAAGCAACACCACAACCAGTAGGATTCGTCGGCGATAAGGTGTGAACAAGGTGAACACACGCGCAAGCGAAACGTGCCTGACGGCTAGGTCTTCGTAGCACTCTGGGTCATTCCCGGGACGTTCATTCCGTGTTTGCATCTCACGCTACCTACGGGCGTTGACCGGATTCGTCCGCGAGCGGCACCTCGGATCGCCCAAAGCTCTGATTCTCGCAATCCTTTATAGAGATTCGTTCCCGCTGCTATGGACACTGTGTGGAGATAGAGGGGGGGCTAGCAACAGCGACGTGCGGATGCGGGCTTCCATCCTATGTCCACAATTGCGCAACGATGTATCCACCTCGGCCACGCAAACTCTCCGCACCCATTACGGAGATTCCGCGTCCATGTCCATCGACACCGCCAGCCTGCTGGCAGATGAAGCCCGTTATTGCTCTTTCGGCGATACGGTCCACTACGTAAACCCGCCCAAGATATTCGCCGGCTGCGAAGGCAGTTACATGTTCGACGAATCGGGTACGCCGTATCTGGATCTGCAGATGTGGTACTCGGCAGTCAACTTTGGTTATCGAAACGCCCGTCTTGAAGACGCCATGCGGCGTCAACTCGAAACGTTGCCCCAGGTCGCCAGCCAGTACCTGCATCCGACCAAGATCGAATTGGCCCGTGTCATCGCTCAAGACGCCGAAAAGAAGTGGGGCCGCGCCGGGCGCGTGCACTTCAACGTCGGCGGGGCTCAAGCCATCGAAGATTCGCTCAAGATTGTGCGCAACGCCAGCCAGGGAAAGAGTTTGATGTTTGCCTTCGAGGGCGGCTATCACGGTCGTACGTTGGGCGCGTCGAGCATCACGTCCAGCTATCGCTATCGACGCCGCTATGGGCATTTCGGCGATCGGGCGCAGTTCATTCCGTTTCCGTATCCGTTTCGTCGCCCCAAGGGCATGACCGCTGAAGAGTACGCGGACTCGATCGTCAGGGAGTTCGCCCGAAAGTTCGAGAACGAGTATCACGCGGTCTGGGACCCGAAAGCCGCGCAGTGCGAGTATGCCGCCTTCTACATTGAGCCGATTCAGGGCACGGGCGGGTATGTGATTCCACCCGCCAATTTCTTCACCGGCCTCAAGCACGTGTTGGATCAGCACGGCATTCTGCTCGTGGTCGACGAGATTCAAATGGGCTTCTGGCGCACGGGAACGCTGTGGTCCGTGGAGAACTTCGGTATCAAGCCGGACGTGCTGGTGTTCGCTAAAGCGCTGACCAATGGCCTGAATCCGCTTTCCGGCCTGTGGGCGCGGGAGGAACTTATCAATCCAGAGGTGTTTCCCCCCGGTTCTACGCATTCGACTTTCGCCTCCAATCCCTTGGGGACGGCCATTGGCCTGGAAGTCATGAAGATGACGCATGAGGTCGACTTCGGGCGCCGAGTAAGAGATTCTGGTGCCTACTTCCTGGAAGGCCTGCGCGATCTGCAAAGGCGCCATCGAGAAATCGGCGACGTTGATGGTCTAGGGCTTGCGTTGCGCGCTGAAATATGCACGGAAGACGGCTATACGCCCAACAAGGCCCTGCTGGATCGCATGGTCGACATCGGCTTGGCAGGGGACCTGGACTACCAGGGACGCAAGCGTGGTCTGGTGCTTGATGTGGGCGGCTACTACAAGAACGTGATCACGTTCGCGCCATCCTTGATGATAAGCCGTTCGGAAATAGACGAGGCACTGGCCCTGCTCGACCAGCTGATCGCGCGCGCCAGGCGAACCTGATGCCCGCAAGCCGTGTTCTGCGGAACTCGCTCGAACCCAACGCCCTTGTCGAGTGCTTCGTAAAGCATCCTCCGGAGGGCTTCGAGATCCTGCAGGAGTCTCCCTTGCTGGCGTTTGTCGCGCCGTTCGATCTGCTGACAACGGCGGACGATGCCCTCAAGGAGCGAGTGCGAGGTCTGCCCGGCTACGCGCGGTGGTCGCGATGGCTCACCCTGCGCGCGAATTTCATTGGCACGACGGTGAGCGAGTACGCCTTGATTCCGGTCGATGCGGATCCGGCGGCCATGGTGCGAGCGCTAGGCCAGGGGCCTGGGCGGCGCCGCGGACTGACCATCATCAAAGACCTGCCGCACCACTCTCCGTTGCTTGGTGAGGCAGAGAACGCGAACGCGGACGCTTTTGCGCAGGCCTGCGAGGAGCAGGGATGGGTGGTGGTCGAGGGCCAGGCGCTGGCGTACGTTCCCATTGATTTCTCTGATAGCGGCGCCTATGTGGAGCGCCTGCCCAAATCCGCGCGCCGGTACTTGACGCGAAAGCTGCGTGCCAGGGATCGGGTCACGGTCGAGAAGATTGTCACGGGAGCGGCATTTTCGGACGATGCGCGAATCGATAGTTACTACGCCTTGTACGAAGAGGTCTACGCCCAGAGCAGCATCCACTTCGACCGTCTGACGCGCCCTTTTCTTGCGGCCTTGCTACGCGATGAAGCCGCTCAAGGGATCGTCTTTGAGTACCGTCACTCCGACACCGGCGACCTGCTGGGATGGAACCTCTGTTTTGACGACGGTACGCGCCTGGTGGACAAGTATATCGGCTTGTCCTACCCCGGCTCGCGCCAGGTGAATCTGTACTTCATAAGCTGGATGGTCAACCTGGAATACGCCTTGCAACGAGGGCTGACCCACTACGTCGCAGGCTGGACCGACCCTGGTGTCAAGGCGATGCTGGGCGCGAAGTTCACGGCGACGCGCCACGCCGTGTACGTGCGCAATCCAGTGCTCCGCATGCTGGCGCGCAGCTTCCGTAAACACTTCACGGCGGATAAGCAATGGTTGCCTTAGAAGAAGCGTTCCACGCCGCAAGCCGCCCGGTGGTATTCGACACGGATGGCTCAGTCGGAGCGCTTCCCGCCGAAATCAGATTGATACTGAACGATGATTGGCGTGAAGCCATCCGCTATGGCTGTCGGCGCGACGTCTTGAGGGCATGCATGCGAAATCTGGAAAGCCGCATGCCGGCCGCGGGCGATCACGGCACCGTCTTTCTTGGCAGCGGTGATTTTCATCATCTGAGCTTGCCGTTGGTCGAGCGTTGCGCACGGCTGCAGACGCACGCTGGCCTGCGCGTGGTTGTCCTGGACAATCATCCAGACAACATGCGGTTCCCTTGGGGAGTCCATTGCGGTTCCTGGGTTCATCATGTGGCTCGTATCCCTGAAGTGGCCCAGGTGCATATCATCGGCATCACGTCCGGCGATCTGGGGTTCGCACACGCGTGGGAACACAAGCTAGGCTCCCTGCTGGCCGGAAAGATCTCTTACTGGAGCACCGGTGTTGACACGCGGTGGGCGCGATGGCTTGGACTTCAGGCACATTTCCATAGCTTTCCAGACCGGGAAAGCCTGATCCTGGCAGCCAGCGCGGCGCTGCGGGCCGAGCGTCGGCCTACTTATTGCAGTATCGACAAGGACGTGTTGTCACAGGACGAGGTGCACACGAACTGGGACCAGGGCGTGCTCCGCCGTGCCGATGTGGCGGCTATCGTCAACGCGCTGCAGGGGTGCGTGGTTGGCAGCGACGTCACGGGTGACGTTTCCGTTTGGCGCTACCGCACCGCCTGGAAGCGTTGGCTGAGCGCGGCAGATGGGCAGGAGACTGCCCATCTGGTTGAGCATTTGCTGCCATGGCAGGCTCGCCAGAATGCCTTCAATTGGCAAATTCTTCGTATGCTCAACGCGGCGCGCTAAACGGCATCGTGTTCATTTTCGCCGTGGCTTCGAGGTCGAAGATGACTCGCTAAGGGCGAGGCATCCTATGCCAGCCAAGATCAACACGGTTCCGGCGACCTGCGGCCAGCCGATGGTTTCGCCAAAAAAGTAGGCCGACGCCAGCAGTACCGCGACAATCTCCAGGTACGATGCGGCGAAAGCGGGGCCAATGGGAGCATGCCTGAGCAAAACCATCCAGGCAAAAAATGCTCCCGCGTACCCGATAAAGGCGCCGTAGATCCAAGGCTGCCCGAATACCCGGCCCATCCAGGCCCACGACATCTCGAGCGGAAGCGCCTGCTCGCCCGCCAACTTGAAGCTCAGTTGCGCGAGGGTGTCGAACGACATCAATACCAGGAATCCGATCAAATAAAACCGCCGCATCGTTTCCTATCCTTTCAGGCCCACGACGGCCACGCCAATCGAAACCAATAAGATCCCCATTACCCGCAACGGCGTCAGGCGTTCCCCGAACACGATGCGACCGAGCAACATCACAATCACGATACTGATCGATCCCAGCAGCACGCCGTCGGAGAGCGGTACCAGGGAAATGAATGCGAGCCAGAGCACGAACTCCATGGCATAGCAGACGAAGCCGATCCATATCCAGGGCCTTCTTGCCATTCTCCGCCACCGATTCCCGCCTTCCCCCAGGTGTGGGTCGACCGCCGCAGCTTTGAATACGAGTTGTCCGATGCTGTCGAACAAGAGATTGAGAATCCACAGCATCATCACCAAGGGCGACATCGAGTCATTCATTCCGCTGGTTCCTGTCGGTTGAAGGTCGATCCGAGAGCTCGGCAATGAATGCGGCCACGCTGGTGATGACGGTCCGGCGCTCCTTGTCGATCGTGATCATGTGATAGCTGTCTTCAAGCAGCTGCAGACGTACGGAAGCATTCTTTGCTCGTCGCACTATCTGCAGCGCGTTCGACACTGAAGCGATATCGTCGTGTCGGGCATGCATGACCAGGCAAGGCGCGCGCAGCGCTTTCATGTAACGCAATACCGACGACGCCAGCTTGCGCATTTCCACCACCGACCACCAGGGATTACCCGGCAATCCGGATGCGCGGCTATTTCCCTCGCGCATACTGGCAACGACCCGGGCGCGCAGTGCTTCGTCCTTGATTCCGTAGGGGGGCTGTTCCAGGAAGACGCGACCGCGACCGATGCCGAGCCCTCGAAATAGCGGCAGAAGGAAAGACAGTCTGGTGTAGTAGGGCATGCTCCAGCCATCATGGCGAAATGCGGGCGACAGTGCCAAGACACCGGCGACGTGGAATGGGCGCTCTTGTGCCAAGGCTAGCGCCAACAGCGCGCCCATCGACAGCCCGCCGACGAAGAGGCGATCGACCCGGCTGGCCAGGATGTCGGCGCCACGACGCACGCAGGCGAGCCAGTCCAGCCACGTCGTGGCGACCAGGTCTTCCTGTGTGCCGCAGTGCCCTGCGAGCTGTACCGCGAATACGCTATAGCCGAGAAGATGCAAGCCGCGCGCCAGTACGCGCATCTCGTTGGGGGTACCGGTCAAGCCATGGATGAGAAGCACCCCGGTACGGGCCCGGCTTCCTCGTCCTTCAAGAAAATACTCATTCCCAAGGGTTGGGACGTGGGGATGCTCATCTCGTGGGAAGTTTGCCCGCTTGCCAAGCGGCGGTGGGGCGGCGTTCGCGACGAAAGTGGGAAGGATCACGCCAACCACCTTTCTTCCCGGCGAATCGGAAGAGAGGAAAGGCGTAACAGGGCCTCGTCGAAGTCGAGAAAGGGGGCGTGGGGAATCTCGTTGCCGCGGCAGTATTCCAACAGCCTGGACTTGGCAAGCACGTAGTCGGCATTGGCGGAGACACAGTAATCCGAGGTTCCGTCGCCCACATAAAGGACGCGCTTGCCTGCCTTCCGGTGGTCGTTCAATTGCCCGCACTTGCAATTTGCGCTGGCGCAACCCGCTTGCGCCCACGGCGTTTCCAATTTCCAACACCGGAGCCCGGCAGGTAAAAGCTGGTTGGCCACGATAGGAATCTGTCCTAGGCCTTCCCGGGAAAGTACCGTGGAAATAGCGTGATCCAGCCCGTCGCTGACCACGCGCACTTCCATGCCCAGCTGAAAAGCATGCTGTACGAAGCGGTGAAACCCCGGGTCTATGGTGATCTGGTTCAGGCTGCTCTGAAGCTCCAGAGCGCTCATGTCCAGAAGGGCCACCTGCCGCCTCATGCACTCTCGAGAGCCGATTTCCCCTCGCTGCCATGCTTCTTCCAGCGCTTCCCACCCGGGACGACCATAGCGTACGAGAAGTGTGTCGGTAACGTCCTGATGGCTGATGGTGCCGTCAAAGTCGCAAAGGATCGTCCAATTGGAAAAAAAGGTCTCATTCATGAAATTTCACTATTACGTTTTGCCCAACGAGCGCGGGGATCGGACCGTCGAATTCCAGGATGCACTCGACCACGGGGGCAGGGGCGCGTTGCGTGTCCTGTTGTTGAAGGCCATTTCTATAGATGGGGTTGATGCGGACTAGCCGCGCTGGCGGCCATGGGGATGCGTTTGCCGAGGGATCCTGGTCCGACGCCACGGTTGCCAGCATGCCCGGGCGCACCGAGGTGACGTACGTGGCATTGAGCTCCGCGCGCACAATGAGCGGGCGGCGCGGAAGGAGGGTCAAGGCAGCATCACCGGGTTTCAGATGGGAGCCGACCTGAGTGGAGACCTCCACCACGAACCCTTCCGCGGGCGCGCGCAGCGCCAGCTGTGTCACCGCGGCCTCGGCTTGCTTCAGGCGGGTTTCGGCCACCTCCGATTCGGCACGCGCCACTGCGGCGTCGGACTTTGCCTCGGCCAATCTTTGCTGCGCTTCATCGGCCAACTGAGGCGAGGCCGCGCCTGAGCGTGCCGCTTCGCCGTAGCGCCCAGCAGCCCGCCGCAGCTCGGGCAGGCGCCGCTCGCTAGCCTCCAGCTTGGCGCGAGCCAGTTTCAATTCGGACTTCGCCAAGGATGCCGCCGCGGAGACCTGCTCACTTTCCATCTTCAGCAGCACCTGGCCGCGCTCGACGCGAATGCCCTCGCGCGCGTCCATGGCGATGACTGATCCTGCAATTGTCGGCGCCAGCACAATCAGCCCACCTTCGACCTCGACTTTTCCGCGCGCGACCGCGACGGGGCGCGGGCCCTGGCTTTCGGTGCGTTGCGTGGAAGCGTCCGCCGTGTCGCGCTCCGAGCAGGCGCAGAGCGCCAGGGTGCATGCGATCACTAAAATGTGCCAGCGCGCGATGGCTGAACCCCTCATTCCTCTACTCCTCGATGATCTGGCATATTGCGTGTATCGCTGCGTATGCTCCCGTCTTCCATGTAGATGACACGATCGGCATGTTTCACCAGGCGCGGGTCATGGCTGACGCACAGTACGGTGGCCCCGCGCTTGCACGCGAAGCGGCGCATGATGTCGACCACGCGCTGCCCGTTTTCGGCGTCCAGCGAACTGGTCGGCTCGTCCGCGAACAGCAGGTCTGGCGCTTTGGCGATCGCACGGGCAATGGCCACCCGCTGCTTTTCCCCGCCGGAGAGCTGGGCGGGCCGCAAATGGGAGCGATGTGACAGCTGGACCTCGTCCAGCGCATGCCTGGCAAGCGCGAGGCTGTCGGCGTTGCGGACTCCCAGATAGCCGAGCGGCAGTTGCACTTGCTCCAGCGCCGTGAGCGCCGGAAACAGATTGAACCCTTGAAACACGAACCCCGTGTGTCTCAGCCGGAAAGCCTCTTGCGCCTTGCGGCTCATGCTGCCAACGTCATGCCCGAGCGCCCGTGTATGGCCGCTATCTGGACGCTGAAGGCCGGAAAGCAAGGAAAGCAGGGTGCTTTTCCCGCATCCCGACGGACCTGAAATCAAAGTCAGTTCGCCGGGGTACACGTCCAACGACAGCCCTTGCAACACCGGTGCGTGTACCCCGCCCGAAGAAAAGGACTTCACGAGTCCGACCGCTTCCAGGCTAGGGGTGGCGACAGCATTGGCCGAGGGGCTATGCCGGCTGGGGTGTGACATATCCGAGTCCATCAACGAAGCAACAAGGATGGGTCGGTGCGGAACAGGGCGCGAATGGCCATCAGGCTGGAAAGCAATGCCATCAACCCAATCATGACAATACAGGCCAGGGCCGCCGTCGGTGTCATGGCGACCGGGACGTGATAGGCTGCCGCGGCCGCCAACAGAAGCGCGCTTGCGATAGCCGCAATCAGTAAGCCCAAGCCCCCTACCAGGCAAGCTTGTTCGATCACTACCCGGGAAAGCGCGTAGCGGCTGGCACCAAGGGCGTTGAGCGTGGCGTACTCGCGTGCCGATGCCGCTACGACAGCCGAGAACGATTGACTGGTGATCACGACACCGACGATGCAGACAATGAGCGCCATGAACATTACAGCCGTCCCCGCGCCCGTATCCAGCAGCCAATAGCGCTGGGAGCGTTGCGCGAACTCCCGCGCCGTCCAAACCTGGAGTGGCCCGAAACTCGAACCGACCTTGGCCAGTCTCGCATACGCCGCCTGGATACGACTGGAGTCGGCAAGGCGCGCAACGTAATAGGTTTTTCCTTGATTGGCCTGCTGCGGCGCAATGGCGGTTGCGGTTTCCAGCGACGCCAATACGTTCACCCCGCCCAGGCCGCGCAGGCCAGGCAGCGTGGCGACAACACGCACCGCGTAGCGATTGATCCAGGCCCGCCCACCCACGCTCACACCCAGCGAATCGAGGTCTGCGCTGTCTACGATGACCGCGCCTGGCTCGCGCAGGCGTGCTCGGAGTTCCGGGGGAAGTAGCCTGGAGAAGAGCATCGCCTCGCGATCAGTCGAAATGCCGGATAAATACACGGATACGCTGCCCAATCCGGGAGACTCGGGGGTCCAATCGCCATCGACCCATTGATAGGGCTCAACCGCCACGACGTCCGGGTCCATGCGTAACCACACCTCGGCATCCGCGCTTACAGAACGGCCGAAATTGACGCTCTGTGTGCCTGGATAGCCCGCCCAGATATGTCCCGAAGACTCCCGGACGTACAGGGCCGCCGTGCCGAATATTCCCAGTACCAAAGCTGCCTGGGTTGCCAGCATCAAGCCGGTGAACCCCACGGATAGCACCACCGGCACGAAGCGTTTCCATTCGTGTATCAGTGTCTTGCGCGCCAGGGCGATCATGGATTCGCTTCCCCGCCGTCGTCGAGCGGTGCGCCGCCCAACGCCTTGTATAGCGCGACGAACGCCAATGTTCTGGAGCCCCGCGCCAGTTCGGTCTTTGCCCGCGCTTCGAGAAAGGAACGCTTTTCCGCCAGCGTCTCGAAGTCGCTCGACAAGCCGAGCGCGGCCAGTTGGCGCTGTGCAGCGACGCGTCGAGCCTGCGCTTGGCCGGCTTCCTCCAGCGCCTGGACCCGCTCACGCAGTCGCTCAAGCGAAGACAATGCTTCTTCGACTTCGGATACTCCGGTCAGTACGGCCTGTTGGTATCCCAGTAACGCCGCATCGATCCCACGCTCGCTGGCTACGACCTGGGCCCGTCGCACCCCCCAATCCCATAGCGGAATATCGATCGTTGGTCCCACTGACGGCACGAAGTTGCTGTTGGAGCGGCGATTCTGGGTGACGTTGTAGGAATATAGGATCGAGCCTCCCAGGCTTAGCCGCGGGTACATCGCCGCGCGGGCGATCCCCAGACTCGCGGCCGCCCGCAGCACTTCAGCCTCGGCTTCGCCAATATCTGGCCGGGTTCTAAGGAGATCAGCCGGAATGTCATGTAGAGCGAAAGACGTTAGCGTGCCTGGTTGCACGGCTTCGTACCACGCCGGGTCGGGACCGCTTCGGCCGAGCAGTAGCGCCAGCGCCCGCGCAGCACGGTCCGCCGTCAGGCGCATGGCGGCGAGTTCTGACTGCGTTTGCCAACGTTGCAGGCTGGCGGCATCCACCTCTTTTTGACTTCCGAGATGGGCGTTCAACCTGGTCAGGGTGAAACGTTCGGCTTTCGAGTCGATGGCTTGTATCTGACGCAGGATCTCTATCTGTCCATTCGCCACACCCAGATCGAGATAATTGCGCACCACTGCGGCGACGAGCGATACGCGCAGGCCTTGTTGGCGCGCCTCGGCCCGCTCCAAATCCGCCTGGGCCAGAATCCGTCCGCTCTCCGCGGCGCCGAACAGGCCCAATTCCCACGCCATGTCGAGGCCGACGTTGAAGTATGAATCCCGTGCGGCGGCATCCTTGGCTGGATGAGCACCTGCCGTAAGCCAGGGAAGGAATCGCGCATTCGCTCGGCCGGCAAGCTGACGTTCCGCTTCCAGCAGGCGGGCGGACTGAGCAAGGTCCAAATTGTGATGCAAGGCTTCTTCGACCAATCTGTTCAATCGGGAGTCGTCCAGCGCTTTCCACCAGGACCGCAAATCCACGGGCCGTCCTGCCGGCTCCGCCGGCTCCGACCAGGCGCTGGGCACCTGGCCGGGCATTTTCGGTACCGAAACGGCAGTGCAGCCGAGTTGCGTGGCAATGGCTAGCAGCGTGATAAAGCGGATCCTGGATAGAGCGGACGGGCTTGTCATGGGAAAATCGCGTGGCAGAAATCCACCCGTGTCGATTGAATGGCCAATGCAAGGATCATCGTTGCCTGACGTTGCGCAGGCATGCGGTTTGTATGGAGAACTGATGGACGTGGAGTTTGGGGGGGGGAGATCGCCCGTTATTCCTATACGGGTTGCGGCATGCGCCGGTCGCTGGTGGCAAGGCTTGGCACAAATACGTAACCTTGTCCCCAGACTGTCTTGATACAAGAGGGGCCGGGATTTTTCCCGTTCAGCTTGCTGCGTAACTTGCACACGCATACATCGATCCTGGTCTTGCTGCCGATGTGCCTGGAGCGGGAGTCACCCCGCGTCAGCCTTGTCAGCTCCTCTCGCGACAGGACTTTCCCCGCATGATTGGCCAATACCCACAAGATCTCGAACTCCGCCGTGGTGAGTGGCACGGTTGTG
The window above is part of the Achromobacter deleyi genome. Proteins encoded here:
- a CDS encoding TolC family protein, producing the protein MTSPSALSRIRFITLLAIATQLGCTAVSVPKMPGQVPSAWSEPAEPAGRPVDLRSWWKALDDSRLNRLVEEALHHNLDLAQSARLLEAERQLAGRANARFLPWLTAGAHPAKDAAARDSYFNVGLDMAWELGLFGAAESGRILAQADLERAEARQQGLRVSLVAAVVRNYLDLGVANGQIEILRQIQAIDSKAERFTLTRLNAHLGSQKEVDAASLQRWQTQSELAAMRLTADRAARALALLLGRSGPDPAWYEAVQPGTLTSFALHDIPADLLRTRPDIGEAEAEVLRAAASLGIARAAMYPRLSLGGSILYSYNVTQNRRSNSNFVPSVGPTIDIPLWDWGVRRAQVVASERGIDAALLGYQQAVLTGVSEVEEALSSLERLRERVQALEEAGQAQARRVAAQRQLAALGLSSDFETLAEKRSFLEARAKTELARGSRTLAFVALYKALGGAPLDDGGEANP